In a genomic window of Polyodon spathula isolate WHYD16114869_AA chromosome 21, ASM1765450v1, whole genome shotgun sequence:
- the emc8 gene encoding ER membrane protein complex subunit 8: MTVIKLTTQAYCKMLLHAAKYPHLAVNGLLVAENQKRKDGQPVLCVDCVPLFHGTLALAPMMEIALTLIDTWCKENKYVIAGYYQANERIKETRPNQFAEKVAARIAENFSQAALIMVDNSKISMNCYDPAISVFEHHDNKWKCRDASIDCCEDWSEAQNIMSALLEGRSYDNLIDFDNHLDDLRNDWTNPEINKSILHLC, translated from the exons ATGACTGTAATTAAGTTAACCACTCAGgcatattgtaaaatgttattgcaCGCTGCGAAGTATCCCCACCTCGCGGTGAATGGTCTGTTGGTGGCCGAAAATCAGAAGCGAAAAGACGGCCAGCCTGTTTTGTGTGTGGACTGTGTGCCTCTGTTCCATGGTACCCTAGCGCTGGCACCAATGATGGAAATTGCTTTGACTCTG ATTGACACCTGGTGTAAGGAAAATAAGTACGTGATAGCTGGGTATTACCAGGCCAATGAACGAATCAAGGAAACGAG ACCCAATCAATTTGCAGAAAAAGTAGCAGCAAGGATTGCAGAAAACTTCAGTCAGGCAGCATTGATTATG GTGGACAACAGTAAGATTTCCATGAATTGTTATGACCCTGCAATTTCTGTCTTCGAGCATCATGACAACAAATGGAAATGCAGAGACGCTAGCAT TGACTGCTGTGAGGACTGGTCTGAAGCCCAGAATATCATGTCTGCACTTCTGGAAGGCAGGTCTTACGACAACCTGATCGACTTTGATAATCACCTGGATGACCTGCGGAATGACTGGACAAACCCTGAGATCAACAAATCCATCCTGCACTTGTGTTGA
- the LOC121296400 gene encoding cytochrome c oxidase subunit 4 isoform 1, mitochondrial-like gives MIASRALSLVGRRAISASVCLRGHGVAKVEDYALPAYFDRRESPLPDATFVKHLSSEQLALKEKEKGSWAQMTEEEKLALYRISFNKSFAEMNKGTQEWKSVVAGVFFFIGLTGFVVMWQRKFVYGDVPPTFTEEWIAAQTQRMLDMRMNPVEGFSNKWDYENKQWKK, from the exons ATGATTGCATCTAGAGCACTTAGTCTTGTGGGCAGGAGAGCCATTTCTGCCTCCGTTTGCTTGCGTGGTCATG GGGTTGCAAAAGTGGAGGACTATGCGCTTCCAGCTTACTTTGATCGCCGTGAGTCTCCACTGCCTGATGCAACTTTTGTGAAGCACCTGAGTTCTGAGCAGTTGGCTCTGAAGGAAAAGGAGAAGGGATCATGGGCCCAGATGACAGAGGAAGAGAAACTTGCTC TGTACCGCATCAGCTTCAACAAAAGCTTTGCTGAAATGAACAAGGGAACACAAGAATGGAAATCAGTTGTTGCTGGAGTGTTCTTTTTCATTGGGTTGACTGGTTTTGTGGTCATGTGGCAGAGAAAATTtg TGTATGGTGATGTGCCACCAACATTTACTGAAGAATGGATAGCTGCCCAGACCCAGAGAATGCTGGACATGAGGATGAACCCAGTGGAAGGCTTCTCAAACAAATGGGACTACGAAAATAAACAGTGGAAGAAATGA